Within Candidatus Hydrogenedentota bacterium, the genomic segment GTTCGTGACGATGTAACCATCGCTGCTCACGATGACCCCGCTACCGGCCCCTTGGCGGAGTTGCTGCTGTTGCGGAGCGCGATAGCCCCAGAAAAAGTCAGCGAAGGGGTCGCGCACGTTCACGGCGGTCTCCGTGGTNNNNNNNNNNTCACGTGCACCACGGCATTCACGGTGTTCTCCGCGGCGTAGGTGAAATCGAGCGCTGTGGTAGCCACACCGTTCGGACCCGGTAGGCTCACGTATTTCACCGGAGCGGGTGGTGGTGTGCTTACCGTTGTGTTCTCCGTGCGGAGCAGTTCGTGGCCTCCCAGTGCGAGCACCGCTCCAGCGAGGCCCATGGCGAAGTATCCGAATGCTTGTTTCATGGTCTATCTGTTGGCTTTCGGTCGATCAAAGTTCGTACCGGTCGTGATATGTGAACGCTTTGTCAGTCCGGAAGT encodes:
- a CDS encoding trypsin-like peptidase domain-containing protein; translated protein: TTETAVNVRDPFADFFWGYRAPQQQQLRQGAGSGVIVSSDGYIVTNNHVIEGADKIQVHLNDRRMFEGQVIGRDPSTDLALL
- a CDS encoding serine protease, whose amino-acid sequence is MKQAFGYFAMGLAGAVLALGGHELLRTENTTVSTPPPAPVKYVSLPGPNGVATTALDFTYAAENTVNAVVHV